In a single window of the Diospyros lotus cultivar Yz01 chromosome 10, ASM1463336v1, whole genome shotgun sequence genome:
- the LOC127811148 gene encoding DNA damage-binding protein 1-like, whose amino-acid sequence MYRIIFITWSLRRATDDLYDAFLVVNFISETRILEMNADDELEETEIDGFCSQVQTLFCHDVVYNQLVQVTSSSVRLVSSTSKMLRDEWTAHLATANATQISYLLCALGDGHLLNFLLNMSTGELTDRKKISLGTQPITLCTLSSKNTTHVFAASDRPTVIYSNKKLLYSNVNLKEVSHMCPFNSSTFPDSLAIAKEGELTIGTIDDIQKLHIRSIPLGEQACRICHQEQTRTFGIISLKYNQSSIDESEMHFVRLLDDQTFEFISTYPLDQYEHGCSIRSCSFSDDNNMYYCVGTAYVMPEENEPSKGRILVFIVEDQKLQLISEKETKGVVYSLNAFNGKLLAAINQKIQFYKWMLRDDGSRELQSKCGHHGHILALYVQTRGDFIVVGDLMKSISLLIYKHEKGAIEERAHDYNANWMSAVEILDDDIYLGAENNYNLFTIRKNSEGATDERGRLEVVGEYHLGEFVNRFQHGSLVMRLPDSDVGQIPTVIFGIVNGVIGVIASLPYEQYLFLEKLQSNLRKVIKGVGGLSHE is encoded by the exons ATGTACcggataatatttattacatgGTCACTAAGGAGAGCCACCGATGATCTCTATGATGCTTTCTTGGTTGTCAATTTTATTAGTGAGACACGGATTTTGGAAATGAATGCCGATGATGAGTTGGAAGAAACTGAGATAGATGGATTTTGTTCTCAAGTCCAGACTTTGTTCTGTCATGATGTTGTGTACAATCAACTTGTGCAG GTTACTTCAAGCTCTGTAAGATTGGTTAGCTCTACCTCTAAAATGCTGCGTGATGAATGGACTGCCCATCTGGCCACTGCTAATGCCACCCAA atatCTTATTTGCTATGCGCCCTTGGAGATGGCCATCTCTTAAACTTTTTACTGAACATGAGCACTGGGGAGTTAACAGATAGGAAAAAGATATCCTTGGGAACCCAGCCCATAACTCTCTGTACtttgtcatcaaagaataccaccCATGTTTTTGCTGCATCAGACAGACCAACTGTCATATACAGCAACAAGAAATTACTTTATAGCAATGTGAATTTGAAGGAAGTCAGTCATATGTGCCCTTTCAACTCTTCTACTTTCCCAGATAG TCTTGCAATTGCCAAAGAAGGGGAGCTTACAATTGGCACAATTGATGACATACAAAAGCTTCACATTCGCTCCATCCCTCTTGGGGAGCAAGCATGCCGTATATGCCATCAAGAGCAGACTAGAACCTTTGGCATAATTAGTTTGAAGTACAACCAATCAAGCATAGATGAGTCTGAAATGCACTTTGTTCGCTTGCTAGATGATCAAACCTTTGAATTCATATCAACATACCCACTTGACCAGTATGAGCATGGTTGCTCCATTCGAAGCTGCTCATTTTCTGATGACAACAATATGTATTATTGTGTTGGGACAGCTTATGTCATGCCTGAGGAGAATGAGCCCAGCAAG GGTCGTATACTGGTCTTCATAGTTGAAGATCAAAAGTTACAGCTAATTTCTGAGAAGGAAACCAAGGGGGTTGTTTACTCCCTGAATGCCTTCAATGGAAAGCTGCTCGCTGCTATTAATCAAAAGATTCAGTTCTACAAGTGGATGTTGCGGGATGATGGTAGCCGTGAGTTGCAGTCTAAATGTGGGCATCATGGGCACATACTTGCCCTTTATGTTCAAACTCGTGGGGATTTTATTGTTGTCGGTGATCTGATGAAATCAATCTCCCTATTAATCTATAAG CATGAGAAAGGTGCTATTGAAGAACGAGCTCATGATTACAATGCAAATTGGATGTCAGCTGTTGAGATTCTTGACGATGACATCTACCTTGGTGCAGAGAACAATTACAACCTGTTCACTATCCGGAAGAATAGTGAAGGCGCCACTGACGAGCGGGGCCGTCTTGAGGTGGTTGGCGAGTACCACCTTGGTGAATTTGTCAACCGATTCCAACATGGTTCACTTGTTATGCGCTTGCCAGATTCTGATGTTGGTCAGATCCCCACTGTAATTTTTGGCATTGTTAATGGTGTGATTGGTGTGATTGCCTCCCTCCCTTATGAACAGTATCTCTTCTTGGAGAAGCTCCAATCAAATCTGAGGAAAGTGATAAAGGGTGTTGGAGGATTGAGTCATGAATAG